One window of the Thermoplasmatales archaeon genome contains the following:
- the truD gene encoding tRNA pseudouridine(13) synthase TruD — MEESIGIEVFLTKSPKIGGKIKKYPEDFVVEELPVYPKPGDGKFVIARVKSYNWETNRLIEALASSLKISSNSVGYAGIKDKRAITSQIMSFPTSIDNLKKIKLRDVNIDILYKSREKVYRGNLLGNYFHIIVRDINGRYENVENVMNEILQIGGFPNFFGVQRFGVTRPITHLVGKYIIKNELKKAVMTYISYPMEGEDEESYRARKFLQETEDFEKSLEIYPKKLIFERRIIMHLAKNKDDWIGAISKLPKNLIKIFVHAYQSYLFNKILSERIKEGTPINKAIEGDVVIPFTGEIQSKDGIVVTKDNIEKINSQIEKGKCYPSAIIFGYNSFFAEGRMGEIERMIIEKEGINQEDFKVKSLPFLSCEGMRRIIFVPIKNLKWRLEENNLFIDFFLPKGCYATSLLREIMKGEIYDY, encoded by the coding sequence ATGGAAGAAAGTATAGGGATAGAAGTATTTTTGACAAAATCACCCAAGATAGGTGGAAAAATAAAGAAATATCCAGAGGATTTTGTTGTAGAAGAATTGCCTGTCTATCCTAAGCCTGGAGATGGAAAATTTGTTATAGCAAGAGTAAAATCATACAACTGGGAGACAAATCGCCTTATAGAAGCTCTTGCCTCTTCACTTAAAATATCTTCTAACTCTGTAGGATATGCTGGAATAAAGGATAAGAGAGCAATAACCTCCCAAATCATGTCCTTCCCAACCAGCATTGACAACCTTAAGAAAATAAAATTGAGGGATGTAAATATAGACATACTATATAAATCAAGGGAAAAAGTTTATAGAGGAAATTTATTAGGTAATTATTTTCATATTATTGTAAGAGATATAAATGGGAGATACGAAAATGTTGAAAATGTAATGAATGAAATATTGCAAATTGGAGGATTTCCGAACTTTTTTGGGGTTCAGCGATTTGGCGTCACCCGCCCCATAACGCATCTTGTTGGGAAATATATAATAAAGAATGAATTGAAGAAGGCGGTTATGACATATATCAGCTATCCTATGGAGGGAGAGGATGAAGAAAGTTATAGGGCAAGGAAATTTTTGCAAGAGACTGAGGATTTTGAAAAAAGTTTGGAGATATATCCTAAAAAATTAATTTTTGAAAGGAGGATAATAATGCATTTAGCTAAAAATAAAGATGATTGGATTGGAGCAATTTCAAAATTGCCTAAGAATTTAATAAAAATATTTGTACATGCCTACCAGTCATACCTTTTCAATAAAATTTTATCTGAAAGAATAAAAGAAGGAACACCAATAAACAAAGCAATTGAAGGAGATGTAGTTATTCCTTTTACGGGAGAAATACAGAGCAAGGATGGGATAGTTGTTACAAAAGATAATATAGAAAAAATAAATTCTCAGATTGAAAAGGGAAAGTGCTACCCTTCAGCAATTATATTTGGTTACAATAGCTTTTTCGCGGAAGGAAGAATGGGGGAGATAGAAAGAATGATAATAGAGAAAGAGGGAATAAATCAGGAGGATTTCAAAGTAAAGAGTTTGCCATTCCTTTCCTGCGAAGGAATGAGAAGGATAATATTTGTTCCAATAAAAAATTTGAAATGGAGGCTAGAGGAAAATAATTTATTTATTGACTTTTTCCTTCCAAAAGGATGCTATGCAACTTCTTTGCTGAGAGAAATAATGAAAGGTGAGATATATGATTACTGA